Part of the Phycisphaerae bacterium genome, AGCGCTTGTACAAGGGCCGGACGGCGGTGGAACGGGTCAACGCCCGGCTGAAGGTGTTTTGGGGTGCGGACGACGGCAACATCGTCGGCCCGCGCCGCTTCCACGCCTTCCTGAGCACCGTGCTGGTCGTGCATGCCGGGCTCGCGACGCTGCTGGCGAGCACTCCGCGGCGGGACGGTCCGCTGGGCCAGTTGCGGCTCTCGGCCATCGCCCAGGCGCTGCAGGCGCGGGCCCCGGCGTAACCAACCGCCGAACCCTTTGGAGCACGCCCGGTCGGGGACGCGCTACGCGGCTGCGCACAACTGCGCCAAACTCCGGCCGAGTCCGCCCCCACCCCCTCAAAAACGGGCGCCGTCCGCTCCCTCCAGGCTGGTCAGCCTCCGGCCTCCCGCCCCCGAAGCGTCGAGATCGTTACAACGCAACCGGCTCCGGTCGACGGGGATTGTCGCACCACGCGGCCCGCCGGCCCGTCTGTAATGCACGAGTAGCTGCACGCACGGGACATGCCGCGGGCGCGCCCGTCTGCGCGACTTCATCCGCTGTTTCTCTCCATCGTGGGACTGTGACATCGATAACCCCGGAGCTCCTCGAAATCCACTGCGGGCGCGTGGCGGCCGGTTGCATCCGCGCGACTCCTCGATCTTGCTGAGCCGAGCGTCCCCGCTCCTGAGCCCACGCATCACACCTGTAACGCGCCTCGGCGCCCCCGCGCCAGCCCGTGACACGCCCCGAAGAGCCTTTGCCAGTTGCATCGAGCGCGCCGCAGTCAACCGCTGCCGGGAAGCATCGCGTATGCGCGGTGCCGACGGACTGGCTGAAGCCGGTGATGAGCTCAAAACAGCCCATCGCGGCCCCATCGCACGGCCGTTCCGCGCCCAGTCTCCACACGGCGCCTCACCCGGTTGCCAACGGCGTGGCTGCGGGACTACCCTATTCCATATGGAACTGACCGTTACCCTCCAGCAGCCGCATCGCCGGGCCGAGCTTTTCGGGCCGGGCGACCGCAACCTGCGGCAGATACGCGAGTTGCTCGGCGTCCAGATTCAGGCCCGCAACACGACCGTGCGCATCCTCGGAGCATCGCCGGACGTGGCCAGGGCGGCCGCCGTGCTGGAGCGCTTACAGGAGATGCTGCGGCAGAAGGCGGACCTGGACGAGCACTCGGTCCGGCTGGCGATCGTCGAACTCGGCGAACGCGAGGGAGCGCGTAACCCGGACGCCATCACGGTGTTCTCGCGCGAGACGGTGATCACGCCGAAGACCGAGGGGCAGCGGCACTACGTAGCCGCCATGCTGCGGAATGATCTGGTCCTGTGCCTGGGGCCGGCCGGCACCGGGAAGACCTACCTGGCGGTCGCGTTAGCCGTGCACCAGCTCAAGAACGGCGACGTGAAGCGGATCGTGCTGGTGCGGCCGGCGGTCGAGGCAGGCGAGAAGCTGGGCTTCCTGCCGGGCGATCTGCAACAGAAGGTGAACCCCTACCTGCGCCCGCTGTTCGACGCGATGCACGACATGATGACGTTCGACCAGCTCAAGCGGTTCATGGTCAACGACGTGATCGAGGTCGTGCCGCTGGCGTACATGCGCGGGCGAACGCTGAACAACGCGATCATCATCCTGGACGAGGCCCAAAACTCGACGCCGTCGCAGATGCTCATGTTCCTGACGCGGCTGGGCAATCACAGCAAGATGATCGTGACCGGCGACGACAGCCAGGTGGACCTGGAGCCGAACCAGCCGTCGGGCCTGATCGACGCGGTGCAGCGCTTGCGCGGTTGCCCAGGGGTGGCTATCATTCGTCTGGCGGACGTGGACATCGTGCGGCACCGGCTGGTGCAGGCGATCGTGAACCGTTACGCCAACGGCGCGGCCCCGCGACGGCCGGAAGTGCGCACGTCCGAGATTAACGCCCCCGCCGCGGGCGATGCCCCGGATCAGCCGGGGTTGCCGGAGTCCGGCCTGAAGGTCGGCGGCGAAAGCGACGACGCATAGTACCATGCGCTTCTTTGGCCGACAGACAGCGCGACAGAAGGAAATTCGGCGCTCGCGGGCCGAGCGGCGTCAGGCGTGGTACCAGCGCCTGGGTGGCCAGGTGCACATGGGGCCAGCGGTTTTCCTGGTCTTCTGCGCGGTCACGACGGCTTTGCTGGTGAACGCCGGCACGGACGGGCTGGGGCTGACGGTCGGGCAGAAGCTCCCGCGAGACATCACGTCGCGGGTGACATTCCGGATTGTGGACGAGGCGGCCACGGACCGCATGCGGTCGCGGGCGCGCGACAACGCCGAGGACCATTACGAGCTCGACGCGTCACTGCTACAGGACATTCGGGGGCGGTTGACGAACGCGCTGCGGATTGCGCGTGAGCAGGCGGCGGAGCCGCAGAAGCTCAAGGAGAAGGCCGAGGAAATCAAGGTTCTGTTTGACGACGCGGGCCTGGCGGAAATCCTGCGGCTGGCCGCCCTGCCGGACGCCTCCGAATACCAGCACGCGGTCGATCGGGCCGTGCGGGTGCTGCGCGGTCAGCCGCTGGCCGAGGCGAGCGACCTCGCGCGCCGACGGACCGGGCTGAACGCGATCCTGGTGGACGTCGAGCAAGCACTCGAGCGGCCCGTGCCCAACAGCGAGCTGCTGTTCGCCAACAACCCGGAGCACGTGCTCAAGGTGGTGGACACGGTCGTGGCGGCGGCGGACTTCGCGGTGCCGCTGCGGGACACGATGCGGGCCTCGCTGCGGGAGATGCTGCGCGACCCGGCGACGAACACGCACAAGCCGCTGTATCGCTACGACACGCGGCGTTCGAACAAGGCCGCGCAGGACGCCGAGAACCGGGTGGAGACGCAGTATAACGTCTTCACGGCCGGTACGCGCCTGGCGCCGCTGGGCACGCTGACCGAATCCACGTACGAGCTGCTCAAGGAGGAGCAGGCCCGCTATCTCGACCCGGACTGGGGCATGCAGGACGCGCAGACCGCGGAGCTGCTGCGCGGCGTGCCGCAGATGCTGGTGCGGGAGCGCTGGGCGCGCGGGTTCGCGGCCTTCCTGCTGGTCATCGGGGTCGGCGGCGGGGTAATGCTCATTTACGGAAACCTGCCGGGCGGGGCGCAACGGCGGACGGCGTCGGCGCTGACCATGCTGGTGGTGCTGGGGCTGGCGCGGGCGACGTACGTGCAGGGGCTACCCGTGCATCTGGCGGTGGGCCTGCAAGCGTTCGCGATCGCGCTGCTGGCGATCACGTCGCGGGGCGGCCCGGTGTACGCCGCCGGGGGCGTGCTCGCGTTGATGGTCACGCTGGCGACGCGCCAGAGCGTGAGCCTGCTGATCGTGCTGATGGCGGTGACCATGGTGCTGTTTCTGGGGCTGCGCGACGTGCGGCATCGCGGCCACATCATCGGCGTGGGCGCGCTGGCGGCGCTGGTCGCGCTGGCGTTCACGCAACTGGCGGGGCTCATCGAGGGGCAGTACTTCCGGTTCGTGTTCTGGCACCAGGCCATGTGGGCGGCGCTGTCCACGCTGGCGGCCGCGTTCCTGGTCGAAGGCATTCTGCCGGCGATCGAGCGGGTGTTCGGCGTGACGACCAGCATGACG contains:
- a CDS encoding PhoH family protein, whose translation is MELTVTLQQPHRRAELFGPGDRNLRQIRELLGVQIQARNTTVRILGASPDVARAAAVLERLQEMLRQKADLDEHSVRLAIVELGEREGARNPDAITVFSRETVITPKTEGQRHYVAAMLRNDLVLCLGPAGTGKTYLAVALAVHQLKNGDVKRIVLVRPAVEAGEKLGFLPGDLQQKVNPYLRPLFDAMHDMMTFDQLKRFMVNDVIEVVPLAYMRGRTLNNAIIILDEAQNSTPSQMLMFLTRLGNHSKMIVTGDDSQVDLEPNQPSGLIDAVQRLRGCPGVAIIRLADVDIVRHRLVQAIVNRYANGAAPRRPEVRTSEINAPAAGDAPDQPGLPESGLKVGGESDDA
- a CDS encoding HDIG domain-containing protein — protein: MRFFGRQTARQKEIRRSRAERRQAWYQRLGGQVHMGPAVFLVFCAVTTALLVNAGTDGLGLTVGQKLPRDITSRVTFRIVDEAATDRMRSRARDNAEDHYELDASLLQDIRGRLTNALRIAREQAAEPQKLKEKAEEIKVLFDDAGLAEILRLAALPDASEYQHAVDRAVRVLRGQPLAEASDLARRRTGLNAILVDVEQALERPVPNSELLFANNPEHVLKVVDTVVAAADFAVPLRDTMRASLREMLRDPATNTHKPLYRYDTRRSNKAAQDAENRVETQYNVFTAGTRLAPLGTLTESTYELLKEEQARYLDPDWGMQDAQTAELLRGVPQMLVRERWARGFAAFLLVIGVGGGVMLIYGNLPGGAQRRTASALTMLVVLGLARATYVQGLPVHLAVGLQAFAIALLAITSRGGPVYAAGGVLALMVTLATRQSVSLLIVLMAVTMVLFLGLRDVRHRGHIIGVGALAALVALAFTQLAGLIEGQYFRFVFWHQAMWAALSTLAAAFLVEGILPAIERVFGVTTSMTLLEWCDPNKPLLRMLAAESPGTYNHSLLVGTLADAAAEAIGADGLLARTGAYYHDIGKVNKPEYFVENQAMGVGNRHERLSPAMSHLIIIGHVKDGIEMAREYGLPASLHSFIPEHHGTCVVEYFYHAASRARKPGDPEISDEQFRYPGPKPQSRETAIVMLCDGVEGAVRAMTEPTPNRIEDTVAKIIEKRMMDGQFDDCDLTFRELETIRNSLVKSLSSIYHGRIAYPSTEQSPEPRSAS